A genomic segment from Spinacia oleracea cultivar Varoflay chromosome 3, BTI_SOV_V1, whole genome shotgun sequence encodes:
- the LOC110793241 gene encoding uncharacterized protein produces the protein MQKIFEDMMHKIVEFYVDDLVVKSKKRESHLYDLRKFLERLRKYQLRMNPLKCAFEVTSGKFLGFVVKYRGIEIDQTKIKAIQEMLEPRNLKELCGLQGRLAYIRRFISNLAGRCHPFSHLMKKDTPFNWDESCRRAFESIKKYLSSPPVLGAPVKGKPLILYIVAQERSLGAMCAQEIEDRKETALYYLSRVLVGAELNYSPIKFFCLALVFAIQKLKHYMQAHTVHVISKADPIKYILSRPVLSGRLAKWVVLIKQYDIVYVSQKSVKGQAIADFFADHPVPPDWELSVDLPGEDVFYIDVLPPWEMYFDRAARQDGAGAGVVFLSPEKHVLTYSFVLTQLCSNNMAEYQALILGLQMAVELGLKDLDIYGDSKLVISQLLGEYEVKKEDLIPHHRYATKLLEKLDTVKLNHVPMSANKMADALVGLAATMALGAEETISVPVCNRWVVAPDIDEVEDEEVEEVDMINVHQTDQEDWRQLIIDYLSHKKLPSDPRHRMEIRRRAPRFILFNGTLFRRSFNDSWPRCIGDEEIMKAIEKAHAGICVAHQSGPKLYDCLKIMGFYWPTMVQDSMDYAKKCEACQFHANFIHQPPEPLHPTVSSWPFEAWGLDVVGPITPKSSASQADILAATDYFSKWAEAIPLREVKKENVVDFIRAHIIYRYGIPRRIITDNGKPFFNTLMTSLCEKFKFTQHKSSMYNAPANGLAEAFNKTLCKLLSKVVSKSKRDWHERIGEALWAYRTSYKTATRSTPYALVYGVEAILPLELQIPSWRVAIQEGLTNDENDKLRLAELEALDEKRLRAQQKSECYQARLSRAFNKKVRPRSFQVGDIVLAVRRPIITSRKTGSKFTSKWDGPYVVQEVYTNGAYKIVDA, from the coding sequence ATGCAGAAAATTTTTGAAGACATGATGCACAAGATAGTGGAATTCTACGTTGACGACTTAGTAGTCAAGTCCAAAAAGAGGGAGAGTCATTTGTATGACCTCCGCAAATTCTTGGAAAGATTACGTAAATATCAACTAAGAATGAATCCCCTTAAATGCGCGTTTGAAGTCACATCTggaaaatttctaggttttgttgtCAAGTATAGGGGTATCGAAATTGATCAGACAAAGATTAAGGCAATCCAAGAGATGCTCGAACCTCGAAACCTTAAAGAACTTTGTGGCCTTCAAGGGCGATTGGCATACATTCGAAGGTTCATCTCCAACCTTGCTGGAAGATGTCACCCATTTAGCCATCTCATGAAAAAAGATACTCCGTTTAATTGGGATGAATCGTGTCGAAGGGCATTTGAAAGTATAAAAAAGTACTTGTCTTCTCCACCAGTGTTGGGGGCACCAGTCAAAGGAAAGCCTCTTATCCTTTACATTGTTGCACAAGAGCGTTCCTTGGGGGCAATGTGTGCTCAAGAAATAGAGGATCGCAAAGAGACGGCTCTGTACTACCTGAGTCGGGTGTTGGTGGGTGCTGAATTGAACTACTCACCCATTAAATTTTTTTGTCTTGCTTTGGTTTTTGCCATCCAAAAGTTAAAGCATTACATGCAGGCTCATACAGTCCATGTCATCTCAAAAGCTGACCCAATCAAGTATATCCTTTCAAGACCAGTTCTCTCAGGACGACTTGCTAAATGGGTTGTACTCATAAAACAGTATGACATTGTGTACGTGTCGCAAAAATCTGTGAAAGGTCAAGCAATAGCAGATTTCTTTGCAGATCATCCAGTGCCACCTGACTGGGAGCTTTCTGTTGATTTGCCTGGGgaggatgtgttctacattgaCGTACTCCCACCTTGGGAAATGTATTTTGACAGGGCTGCTCGTCAAGATGGCGCTGGAGCTGGAGTTGTCTTTTTGTCTCCAGAAAAGCATGTTCTGACTTACTCGTTTGTGTTAACTCAGTTATGCTCAAATAATATGGCCGAATACCAAGCCCTCATCTTAGGCCTCCAAATGGCCGTGGAACTAGGACTAAAGGACTTGGATATTTACGGAGATTCAAAACTCGTGATAAGCCAACTCTTAGGAGAATATGAAGTCAAGAAAGAGGATTTAATTCCTCATCACAGATATGCAACAAAATTGCTTGAGAAGCTTGACACTGTTAAGTTAAATCATGTTCCAATGAGTGCCAACAAAATGGCTGACGCACTTGTAGGGCTCGCAGCCACCATGGCATTGGGGGCAGAAGAAACCATATCTGTACCGGTTTGCAACCGTTGGGTCGTTGCGCCTGACATAGACGaagttgaagatgaagaagttGAGGAAGTCGACATGATCAATGTTCATCAAACTGACCAGGAAGATTGGCGTCAACTAATTATCGACTATCTAAGTCATAAAAAATTGCCTAGTGATCCAAGGCATAGAATGGAGATTCGTCGTCGAGCCCCTCGATTTATACTTTTTAATGGAACTTTATTTCGACGATCTTTCAATGACTCATGGCCGAGATGCATCGGAGACGAAGAAATAATGAAAGCCATCGAAAAGGCTCACGCTGGAATTTGTGTCGCACATCAATCAGGTCCTAAGTTGTATGATTGCCTTAAAATAATGGGCTTTTATTGGCCAACAATGGTGCAAGACAGCATGGACTATGCGAAGAAATGTGAAGCTTGTCAGTTTCATGCTAATTTCATCCACCAACCTCCAGAACCATTGCACCCTACGGTCTCATCTTGGCCTTTTGAAGCATGGGGACTTGACGTGGTTGGTCCAATTACACCAAAGTCATCTGCAAGTCAAGCAGACATCTTAGCAGCAACTGATTATTTCTCTAAGTGGGCGGAGGCCATTCCTCTTCGCGAGGTCAAGAAAGAAAATGTCGTCGATTTCATTCGTGCTCACATCATTTACAGGTACGGTATACCTCGACGGATCATAACTGACAATGGCAAACCGTTTTTCAACACACTGATGACAAGTCTTTGTGAGAAGTTTAAATTCACGCAGCACAAGTCGTCCATGTACAACGCTCCTGCAAATGGTCTGGCTGAAGCTTTCAACAAAACACTTTGCAAATTGTTGAGCAAAGTTGTTTCCAAATCGAAGCGTGATTGGCATGAAAGGATAGGGGAAGCTCTTTGGGCTTACAGGACGTCATACAAAACAGCAACACGGTCAACCCCATATGCTTTGGTGTATGGTGTCGAAGCTATTTTGCCTTTGGAACTTCAAATCCCGTCGTGGCGAGTAGCTATTCAAGAGGGGTTGACTAATGATGAAAACGACAAACTTCGTCTAGCAGAATTAGAGGCACTTGACGAGAAAAGACTTCGAGCACAACAGAAATCAGAATGCTACCAGGCTCGTCTGTCACGCGCATTCAACAAGAAAGTTCGACCTCGCTCTTTTCAAGTAGGGGACATAGTCCTAGCAGTGAGACGACCTATCATTACTTCTCGTAAGACTGGAAGTAAATTCACTTCAAAATGGGATGGTCCATATGTCGTACAAGAGGTATACACTAACGGGGCGTACAAAATTGTTGACGCATAA